From Halobacteriovorax sp. GB3, a single genomic window includes:
- a CDS encoding GNAT family N-acetyltransferase gives MKNINYTLRNAQQDDLSFVLNLHHTTLREYIEPLWGWDKEQWDKTVTNWFRPERIQIITTNEVDIGILVVQEKDNEFFFESISIQPEFQNKGIGKKVISNIVEKSDLNNKAISLHVLKTNSSAKRLYESYGFHQTGEDGANYTLKREPNC, from the coding sequence ATGAAAAATATAAATTATACTTTAAGAAATGCACAACAGGATGATCTATCTTTTGTTTTGAATCTTCACCATACAACACTACGTGAATATATAGAACCATTGTGGGGATGGGACAAAGAGCAATGGGACAAAACTGTAACAAATTGGTTTCGTCCAGAACGTATTCAAATTATAACAACTAACGAAGTTGATATTGGAATACTAGTAGTCCAAGAAAAAGATAATGAGTTCTTCTTTGAAAGTATTTCCATTCAGCCTGAGTTTCAAAATAAAGGAATAGGGAAAAAGGTAATTTCTAATATTGTAGAAAAATCAGATTTAAATAATAAAGCAATCTCTCTACATGTTTTAAAAACTAATTCCTCAGCAAAGAGATTGTATGAAAGCTATGGATTTCATCAAACAGGTGAAGATGGAGCAAATTATACTTTAAAAAGAGAGCCTAATTGTTAA
- a CDS encoding alpha/beta hydrolase family protein, whose protein sequence is MKRKYVYFLNIVCFIFSLYKANAEEYSLKEITKIPSQIKAVSNDLNQANENNCFKQKEKLENTINCKWNDNDKIKLKKENHQVRCQWRNEVGELNYLIEKKLDKKARELYLRVFSNNESVDIPINTDTRAWFEERDGHQYLVKNNIKNGKRLIAKISSHSKWPNKISWNEDPTETHDPERKLLPLKTHDGIDFYSFYYLPKDYNSSKKQKVVILLQGGTGSYHSEPVYDDFEDLTTINFLRDAGYTVLLANFRGKAKLSNEFRLTGPGQMHNHGIKDVLTSLKGLSDKVLIDKENLNIIGHSRGGHMAALMATRLSEHTNKYKISKTVASSGVFNTIDGYYSYYNDLDQELDQDKNLDFVDDDWTNGALSFRPEGKFTESQWEQVKQIETEEFKSFHRKNYEKEMPLSNTEAYFNQSPFHHKQGFQGELLALTGKSELQGNTSVHSPKQFQDALGKEKVEVILHDWGHGFPTLSEIQDPENIKGREGYEFWKSNVLEFLKK, encoded by the coding sequence ATGAAGAGAAAGTATGTCTATTTTTTAAACATTGTATGCTTTATTTTCAGTCTGTATAAGGCAAACGCCGAAGAATATTCTCTTAAAGAAATCACGAAAATTCCTTCCCAAATCAAGGCCGTTTCAAATGATTTAAACCAGGCTAATGAAAATAATTGTTTTAAGCAAAAAGAAAAACTCGAAAATACCATAAACTGTAAATGGAATGATAACGATAAAATAAAGCTTAAAAAAGAAAACCATCAAGTCAGATGCCAATGGAGAAATGAAGTTGGTGAATTGAATTACCTGATAGAGAAAAAACTTGATAAAAAAGCAAGAGAGCTTTATTTGAGAGTTTTCAGTAATAACGAGTCCGTAGATATCCCTATTAATACTGATACAAGAGCTTGGTTCGAAGAAAGAGATGGCCACCAGTATTTAGTAAAAAATAACATTAAAAACGGAAAAAGACTTATTGCAAAAATATCTTCCCATTCTAAGTGGCCTAATAAAATAAGCTGGAACGAAGACCCAACAGAAACTCATGATCCAGAAAGAAAACTCTTACCATTGAAGACTCATGATGGAATAGATTTTTACTCATTTTATTATCTTCCAAAAGACTATAATTCTTCGAAGAAGCAAAAAGTTGTCATACTTCTTCAAGGAGGAACGGGGTCTTATCATAGTGAACCTGTATATGATGACTTCGAAGATCTTACTACAATTAATTTTCTAAGAGATGCTGGCTATACAGTCCTTCTTGCAAATTTTCGTGGTAAGGCAAAATTAAGTAATGAATTTAGGCTAACTGGACCAGGGCAAATGCATAATCATGGGATAAAAGACGTATTAACATCCCTAAAAGGCCTCTCTGACAAAGTACTTATAGACAAAGAAAATCTAAATATCATTGGTCACTCACGCGGAGGCCACATGGCAGCACTGATGGCGACTCGTCTATCAGAACATACAAATAAATACAAAATCAGTAAAACGGTTGCAAGTAGTGGCGTCTTCAATACTATTGATGGTTATTACTCTTATTACAATGATCTAGATCAAGAGCTTGATCAAGATAAAAACCTAGACTTTGTTGATGATGATTGGACTAATGGAGCTCTTTCATTTAGACCAGAAGGAAAGTTTACAGAGTCCCAATGGGAACAAGTAAAACAAATTGAAACAGAGGAATTCAAAAGCTTTCATAGAAAAAATTATGAAAAAGAAATGCCACTAAGTAATACCGAAGCTTACTTTAACCAATCCCCTTTTCATCATAAGCAAGGTTTTCAAGGTGAATTGCTAGCTTTAACAGGTAAGTCAGAGCTTCAAGGCAACACTTCAGTGCACTCACCAAAGCAATTTCAGGATGCCTTAGGAAAAGAAAAAGTTGAAGTTATTTTACACGACTGGGGGCATGGCTTCCCGACGTTATCTGAGATTCAAGATCCAGAAAATATCAAAGGAAGAGAGGGCTATGAGTTTTGGAAAAGTAATGTATTAGAGTTTTTAAAGAAATAA
- a CDS encoding retropepsin-like aspartic protease, with protein MKTKNVKLRFKDGELNSGKVFLSVTIDGTETECFFDTGATFTGIKNASILKSNELIGNHSFQSASGAKLNAKKMMCESLELGSLKLKQVPISILPEEFEHDTTIGIDTLSDTFFTFNSLEQNFSFNGKNQELAHKFSVTKKGHISIDFICKSKKYGGIWDTGVELTVVSRELVESFPELFSDPLDINNGSDSTGNKVSFTLWNMSYLEISGTVFNDVKVLAMDFTPLKNHFPSNTEMIFGYNLITKANWNFDMSKERFDLTLILKESQD; from the coding sequence ATGAAAACAAAAAATGTAAAACTTAGATTTAAAGATGGAGAGCTTAACTCAGGTAAAGTTTTTCTAAGTGTTACTATCGATGGAACCGAGACTGAATGCTTCTTTGATACAGGAGCAACATTTACTGGCATCAAAAATGCTTCGATTCTTAAGAGTAATGAACTTATTGGAAATCACTCATTTCAAAGTGCTTCAGGTGCAAAACTAAATGCAAAAAAGATGATGTGCGAGAGCCTTGAGCTTGGATCGCTGAAGTTAAAACAAGTACCAATCAGTATTTTACCAGAAGAATTTGAACATGATACAACAATTGGAATAGATACTTTAAGTGACACATTTTTTACTTTTAATTCACTTGAGCAGAACTTTTCATTTAATGGCAAGAATCAAGAATTAGCACACAAATTTAGCGTCACTAAAAAAGGACATATAAGTATTGATTTTATATGTAAAAGTAAGAAATATGGCGGAATTTGGGACACTGGAGTAGAGCTAACTGTTGTCAGTAGAGAATTAGTTGAAAGTTTTCCTGAGTTATTCTCTGATCCTCTAGATATAAATAATGGTTCTGATAGTACTGGAAACAAAGTGAGCTTCACCCTTTGGAATATGAGTTATTTAGAAATCTCAGGAACCGTATTTAATGACGTAAAAGTATTAGCAATGGATTTCACTCCTCTCAAAAACCACTTTCCCTCCAATACTGAAATGATATTTGGTTACAACCTTATCACTAAGGCAAATTGGAACTTTGATATGAGTAAAGAGCGTTTTGATTTAACTTTGATATTGAAAGAATCACAAGATTAA